AGCGCCATGACGCTCGATTTCCTGGTCATGGGGGTGGCAGGCTTCGGCTGGGGCGCGGCCAGCGACCGTTTCGGCGCTCGCATCGTCGTGCTGGCCGGTAGCGCGCTCCTTGGGCTCGGCCTCGTGCTGGCGAGCCGGGCGGCCTCGCTTTTGCAGTTCCAGCTCACCTATGGCGTCGTGGTCGGCCTTGCCGCCGGCGCCTTCGTCGCGCCGATGATCGCCGCCGTGATGGACTGGTTCGAGGACAGCCGCAGCCTCGCGGTGTCGCTGGTCTCGGCCGGCATCGGGGTGGCGCCGATGACCGTCTCGCCCTTCGTGCGCTGGCTGATCTCGGCCTATGACTGGCGATCCGCCATGATGGTGGTGGGCATCGCAGCCTGGGTGCTGCTCATCCCCGCCGCGCTCCTGGTGCGGCGCGCGCCTGCACCGGCGGGCGGGGGCGCCTTGTCGGCCGGTCCCGCCGCGCAACCATCACCGTCGGTCCGCGAGGCGCTGCGCTCGCCGCAATTCGTCGTGCTCGCGCTCACCTTCTTCCTCTGCTGCGGTGCCCATTCCGGGCCGATCTTCCACATGGTGAGCTATGCAATCGGCTGCGGGATCGCGCCGATGGCGGCCGTGTCGATCTATAGTCTCGAGGGGCTGTCCGGCCTCGGCGGACGTCTGTTGTTCGGCCTGCTCGCCGACCGCTTCGGCGCCAAGCCGGTCTTGATCGCGGGCCTGCTGGTGCAGTCGGTGGCGATCTCGGGCTATCTCGCCGTCGACAGGCTCAGCGGCTTCTACCTGCTGTCGCTGGTCTTCGGCCTCGCCTATGGCGGGGTGATGCCGCTCTATGCGGTGCTGGCGCGCGAGTCCTTCGGCCAGCGCGTGATCGGCACGGTGTTCGGGGCCCTGACCATGGCCTCCTCGCTTGGCATGGCGTTCGGTCCCTGGGCCGGCGGCCGCATCTTCGATGCCTTCAACAGCTACATGTGGCTCTACATCGGAGCGACCGGGGTCGCGCTCGGAGCGGTCGCGGTGGCCTTCACCTTCCAGGCGCGGCCAGGGACGGAAGGATTGCAGCCGGCGTGAGGCGGACCGCCAATTATCGCCATCTCCAAGTATTGCCGTCTCCAAGTATCGCCATCTGAAGGCTTGATCCACGAAATAGGGGAGTTATATCGACGTCTTCCCATTCATCTTCTTGTTCAGGACGCTTGAGCAAACGATGACGACTGTCGATACCGCTCCCCAATCCCAGCCGTTCCAGGCCGAGGTTTCCCAGCTGCTGCACCTGATGGTGCACTCGGTCTATTCCGAGACCGAGATTTTCCTGCGTGAACTGATCTCGAACGCCTCGGATGCCTGCGACAAGCTGCGCTACGAGGCGATCGCAAAACCCGAGCTGATCGCCGACGGCGAGCCGCCGAAGATCACGATCAGGCCGGACAAGAAGCAGGGCACGCTCACCATCGCCGACACCGGCATCGGCATGGACCGCCAGGAGCTGATCGACAATCTCGGCACCATCGCCCGCTCCGGCACCAGGGCCTTCATGGCGCGGCTCGCGGAAGCCAAGGACGGCTCCGGCCTGATCGGACAGTTCGGCGTCGGCTTCTACTCCGCCTTCATGGTGGCGGACAGGATCACCGTCATCAGCCGCCGCGCCGGTTCCGATCAAGCGTGGACCTGGTCGTCCTCGGGCGGTGAAGGTTTCGAGGTCGCTCCGGCAAGCGAGGAAGACGCCAAACGCGTCGGTCGCGGCACCGAGATCGTGCTCCACCTGAAGGAGGACGCCAAGAAATATCTCGAGGCCTACGAGATCGAGCGCATCGTCGCTGCCTATTCCGACAACATCCAGTTTCCGATCCTGCTGGTGCCGGAGGAGGGCGAGCCGCGCCAGATCAATTCGGCCAGCGCGCTGTGGCAGCGCCCGAAATCCGAGCTGACGCCGGAAGACTATGCGAAAGCCTACAAGTCGATCGCGCATGCCTTCGACGAGCCGGCGATGACGCTGCATTACCGCGCCGAGGGCCGCTATTCCTACGCGGTGCTGCTGTTCGCGCCCTCGGCAAAACCGTTCGACCTGTTCGAGCCGGCGCGCAAGGGCAAGGTCAAGCTCTATGTGCGACGGGTGTTCATCACCGACGACGCCGATCTCCTGCCGGCCTATCTGCGCTTCATGCGTGGCGTCATCGACAGCGAGGATCTGCCGCTCAACATCTCGCGCGAGATGCTGCAGAACAACCCGCAGCTCGTGCAGATCAGGAAGGCGGTGGCAAGCCGTGTGATCGGCGAGCTGGAGACGCTGGCTGACAAGGACGCGGAGAGCTTCAACAAGATCTGGGACGCCTTCGGTCCCGTGATCAAGGAAGGCATCTACGAGGACTTCGAGCGCCGCGACAAACTGCTCGCGCTGTCGCGCTTCTCGACGACCACAGGCGAGAAGCGCTCGCTCAAGCAATATGTCGCGGACTTCAAGCCCAACCAGACCGAGATCTATTTTCTGGTCGGCGATTCCATCGAGCGGCTGAAGTCGAACCCCCGGCTCGAGGCGGCGGCTGCGCGCGGCATCGAGGTGCTGCTGCTCACCGATCCCGTCGATGCGTTCTGGACCTCGGTGCCGCTGGAATTCGAGGGCAAGAAGCTGAAGTCGCTGAGCCAGGGCGATCTCGACCTCGACCTCGTTCCGCTGGTCGACGACAAGGCCGAAAAAAGCGAGCCCGCGGCCGACGAGACCGCAACGATCGCGGTGATCAAGGCAAGCCTGGGCGACCGCGTCTCCGACGTGCGCGCCTCGACGCGTCTCACCACCAGCGCGTCCTGCCTCGTCGCCGGCAGCCATGGTCCCGATCGCGAGCTGGAGCGGCTCTTGTCGCAGCAGAACCGCGGAGAGCGCAGTAGGCCGATTCTCGAGATCAACCTGCGCCATCCGCTGGTCGCGGCGATCGCCAGCGCCGGCGGCGAAGCCAGCGCGGCCGACGATCTGTCGTTGCTGCTGCTCGAGCAGGCGCAGATTCTCGATGGCGAGCTGCCGGACGATCCCGCGGGCTTCGCCGCACGGCTCAACCGGCTGGTGCTGAAGGGGATCGGCTAAGGCTATTCCTTGCGCTGGCCGGAGAGCTCCACGACCTTGCGCCAGCGCTCGGTTTCGCCCGCCAGCATCGTGCCGAACGCGGCGGCATCGCCATGCAGCGCCACCGCGCCGAGCTCGGCCACACGGCGGTCGATCGTGGCATCGGCGAGCGCGGCGTTGATCTCGCGGTTCAGGAGATCGACGATGTCGCGCGAGGTGTCATGCGGCGCGCCGACACCGTAGAACGAGCTCGTCTCATAGCCCGCCAGCACGTCTGCGATCGGCGGCACGTCGGGCAGGATCGCGGAGCGCTCGCGCGTGGTCACGCCGAGCGCGCGCAGCTTGCCGGCGCGTACCAGCTCGAACGACGACGTGACGTTGTCGAACATGCCCTGGATCTGGCCGCTCATCACGTCGGTCAGGCCCGGCGCCGAGCCGCGATAGGGCACATGGGTGAACTGCACGCCCGCCATCGCCTTGAACAACTCGCCGGACAGATGCAGCGAGGTGCCGATCCCTGACGAGGCGATCGAGAGCCTGTTCGGGTTGGCCCTGGCGTAGGCGATGAATTCCTTGAGGTTCTGTACCGGCAGGTCGTTGTTGACGACCAGCACCAGCGGGATGCGCGCCACGCCCGCGACCGGCGCGATGCCCTTGGCGAAGTCGAACGGAAGCTGCGGATCAAAGGAGGCGTTGATCGCGTTCGCGGTCGAGGTCAGGAGCAGCGTGTAGCCGTCCGGCGGCGAGGCGATCACCGCCTGCGTCCCGATATTGCTGCCCGCGCCGGGCTTGTTCTCCACCACGAAGGGCTGCTCCAGCCGCTCCGACAGGCGCTGGCAGAGCAGGCGGGAGAGCACGTCGGTGGCGCCGCCGGCCGCGTAAGGGACGACCCAGCGCACGGGATGCGTGGGGTAGGAAAGGCTGGCCCGCGCGAACGGGATGCGAGCGCCGACCAGCGCCGCGCCGGTCAGGGCTGCCGAGCGAAGCAGGGTGCGCCTGCTGATCATGGCGGATCTCCATCCAGGATGCGGCCGGTATCGCAGACAGGAGTCTCGTGCGCACGGCCTTCCCGCGATCGTGGTAAAGCGATCGTGGTCCGATTCCGACATCTATGCTTTGGGCGTGCTTAAGCACGGGAACAGGCCACGCGTCTTTAACCGTTCCGGTTAACGCCTGGTCAGGTGAAGCGGCCTATACAGGGCCGCATGCAGTCAGCCACCAAAGCCATCGACCGAGCCGCGAACGCGCCTTCGCGCGGAAAGCCGTCGGCGGCGAAGAGCTGGCTGAAGGCGATCGAATTCACCGCGCGCTTCGAGGCTGGTCCGTCGCGCCTGTTCTCCGACATCGTCGCGGAATGGGCGCAGCGCCAGCCGGATCGCCCGGCGCTGATTTCCGATGGCGAGACATTCGACTACCGGACGCTGGCGGCGCGGGTCAATCAATATGCCCGCTGGGCGCTCTCGCTCGGCATCAAGCGCGGCGGCACGGTTTGCCTGATCATGCCGAGCCGGCCCGACTATGTCGCCGCCTGGCTCGGCATCAGCCGGATTGGCGGCGTGGTGGCGCTGATCAACACCCGGCTGGTCGGCCCGTCGCTGGCGCATTGCATCAACGTCGCGAACGCCGATCATGTCATCGTCGATCGCGACCTCCTCGACACCTTGGAGATGGCGCGGCCGCACCTGGCCCGCGCGCCGAGCGTCTGGATCCATGGTGGTGAGCGCTCGATCGAGCCCGCGCTCGCCATGCTGGACGGCGGCGCATTGTCGGCGTCCGAGCGCGGCGATGTCACCATCAACGATCGCGCGCTCCTGATCTATACCTCGGGCACGACGGGCCTGCCGAAGGCGGCCAGCGTCAGTCACCGCCGCATCCTGAACTGGGGTGGCTGGTTTGCCGGCCTGACCGATGCGTCACCGGACGATCGCCTGTACGACTGCCTGCCGCTCTGCCACTCCGTCGGTGGCGTGGTCGCGCCCTGCAGCATGCTGTTCGCGGGTGCTTCCGTCGTGCTCGCGGATCGCTTTTCGGCCAGCCGCTTCTGGCAGGACATCGCGCGCTTCGACTGCACGCTGTTTCAGTATATCGGCGAGCTCTGCCGCTATCTCCTGAAGGCGCCGCCGTCCGAATACGACACGCGGCACAAGCTGCGGCTCGCCTGCGGCAACGGCCTGCGCGGCGACATCTGGGAAGCCTTCCAGGCGCGCTTTGCGATCCCGCGCATCCTCGAATTCTATGCTGCGACCGAAGGCAATTTCTCGCTCTACAATGTCGAGGGCAAGGTCGGCGCGATCGGCCGGATTCCGGCGCTGCTGGCGCATCGTTTCCCGGCCGCCATCATCAAGGTCGATCCCGTCCGCGGCGTTCCGCTGCGCGACGCGGACGGCCTGTGCATCGCTTGCGCCCGCGGCGAGGTCGGCGAGGCCATAGGGCGCATCGGCACGGCGGACGAAGGCGGCGGCCGCTTCGAAGGCTATACGGACGCGGCCGAGACCGACAAGAAGATCCTCCGCGACGTGCAGGCGAAGGGCGACGCCTGGTTTCGCACCGGGGATCTGATGCGGCTCGACGAGCAGGGCTTCTTCCATTTCGTCGACCGCGTCGGCGACACCTTCCGCTGGAAGGGCGAGAATGTCGCGACATCGGAAGTGACCGACGCGATCCGTGATTGTCCGGGTGTCGTCGACGCCACCGTCTATGGTGTGTCGGTGCCGGGCACCGACGGCCGCGCCGGCATGGCTGCCATCGTCATCGACGATCGCTTCGATCTCGGCGCGCTGCCCGGCCACCTGTCGCGGCGCCTGCCTGACTATGCGCATCCGTTGCTTGTGCGGATCAGCGATGAGCTCGATGCCACCGAAACCTTCAAGCAGAAGAAGCACCAGCTCGCGCGCGAGGGATTCGATCTGCGCGCGATCGGCGATGCCATGTTCTTCCGCGACCCGGAAACGGGCGCCTATCGTCCGATCGACGCGGCAGCCCACAAGCGCATCGTCGACGGCGCGATCCGGTTCTGAGCGACGCATTTGGATGCAATATTCATCATTGCTGCGCGATCGCGCCAAGACTGCGTTTACCACGGGCCGGGAAAGATCGTCGCGAGGGCGGCCGCCTTTCACCTTTGCGCGGTATGATCGGCGTCTGCAATTTGACGAGAAAGCGAGCTATTTTCATGTCAACAAGGTTAAAGATTTTCGCGGCGATGAAGCAGATTGCCGACGAGCAGCAGATCACGCTGCCGCCGCTTGCGGACGATCTCTCGCTGCATGAAACAGGCTTCGATTCGCTTGCCTTCGCGATCCTGGTGGCGCGGCTCGAGGACGATCTCGGCTTCGATC
This genomic interval from Bradyrhizobium sp. NP1 contains the following:
- a CDS encoding tripartite tricarboxylate transporter substrate binding protein, translating into MISRRTLLRSAALTGAALVGARIPFARASLSYPTHPVRWVVPYAAGGATDVLSRLLCQRLSERLEQPFVVENKPGAGSNIGTQAVIASPPDGYTLLLTSTANAINASFDPQLPFDFAKGIAPVAGVARIPLVLVVNNDLPVQNLKEFIAYARANPNRLSIASSGIGTSLHLSGELFKAMAGVQFTHVPYRGSAPGLTDVMSGQIQGMFDNVTSSFELVRAGKLRALGVTTRERSAILPDVPPIADVLAGYETSSFYGVGAPHDTSRDIVDLLNREINAALADATIDRRVAELGAVALHGDAAAFGTMLAGETERWRKVVELSGQRKE
- a CDS encoding acyl carrier protein gives rise to the protein MSTRLKIFAAMKQIADEQQITLPPLADDLSLHETGFDSLAFAILVARLEDDLGFDPFTISDDAAFPLTVGDFVRAYENVPA
- the htpG gene encoding molecular chaperone HtpG, whose translation is MTTVDTAPQSQPFQAEVSQLLHLMVHSVYSETEIFLRELISNASDACDKLRYEAIAKPELIADGEPPKITIRPDKKQGTLTIADTGIGMDRQELIDNLGTIARSGTRAFMARLAEAKDGSGLIGQFGVGFYSAFMVADRITVISRRAGSDQAWTWSSSGGEGFEVAPASEEDAKRVGRGTEIVLHLKEDAKKYLEAYEIERIVAAYSDNIQFPILLVPEEGEPRQINSASALWQRPKSELTPEDYAKAYKSIAHAFDEPAMTLHYRAEGRYSYAVLLFAPSAKPFDLFEPARKGKVKLYVRRVFITDDADLLPAYLRFMRGVIDSEDLPLNISREMLQNNPQLVQIRKAVASRVIGELETLADKDAESFNKIWDAFGPVIKEGIYEDFERRDKLLALSRFSTTTGEKRSLKQYVADFKPNQTEIYFLVGDSIERLKSNPRLEAAAARGIEVLLLTDPVDAFWTSVPLEFEGKKLKSLSQGDLDLDLVPLVDDKAEKSEPAADETATIAVIKASLGDRVSDVRASTRLTTSASCLVAGSHGPDRELERLLSQQNRGERSRPILEINLRHPLVAAIASAGGEASAADDLSLLLLEQAQILDGELPDDPAGFAARLNRLVLKGIG
- a CDS encoding MFS transporter, which gives rise to MKSSYRWVIVAVGALMTCVGIGAMFSLAVFLQPMAADTGWSRTGISSAMTLDFLVMGVAGFGWGAASDRFGARIVVLAGSALLGLGLVLASRAASLLQFQLTYGVVVGLAAGAFVAPMIAAVMDWFEDSRSLAVSLVSAGIGVAPMTVSPFVRWLISAYDWRSAMMVVGIAAWVLLIPAALLVRRAPAPAGGGALSAGPAAQPSPSVREALRSPQFVVLALTFFLCCGAHSGPIFHMVSYAIGCGIAPMAAVSIYSLEGLSGLGGRLLFGLLADRFGAKPVLIAGLLVQSVAISGYLAVDRLSGFYLLSLVFGLAYGGVMPLYAVLARESFGQRVIGTVFGALTMASSLGMAFGPWAGGRIFDAFNSYMWLYIGATGVALGAVAVAFTFQARPGTEGLQPA
- a CDS encoding long-chain-acyl-CoA synthetase, coding for MQSATKAIDRAANAPSRGKPSAAKSWLKAIEFTARFEAGPSRLFSDIVAEWAQRQPDRPALISDGETFDYRTLAARVNQYARWALSLGIKRGGTVCLIMPSRPDYVAAWLGISRIGGVVALINTRLVGPSLAHCINVANADHVIVDRDLLDTLEMARPHLARAPSVWIHGGERSIEPALAMLDGGALSASERGDVTINDRALLIYTSGTTGLPKAASVSHRRILNWGGWFAGLTDASPDDRLYDCLPLCHSVGGVVAPCSMLFAGASVVLADRFSASRFWQDIARFDCTLFQYIGELCRYLLKAPPSEYDTRHKLRLACGNGLRGDIWEAFQARFAIPRILEFYAATEGNFSLYNVEGKVGAIGRIPALLAHRFPAAIIKVDPVRGVPLRDADGLCIACARGEVGEAIGRIGTADEGGGRFEGYTDAAETDKKILRDVQAKGDAWFRTGDLMRLDEQGFFHFVDRVGDTFRWKGENVATSEVTDAIRDCPGVVDATVYGVSVPGTDGRAGMAAIVIDDRFDLGALPGHLSRRLPDYAHPLLVRISDELDATETFKQKKHQLAREGFDLRAIGDAMFFRDPETGAYRPIDAAAHKRIVDGAIRF